One window of the Leptospira ryugenii genome contains the following:
- a CDS encoding UbiD family decarboxylase has translation MNPIRSTQQFLNVLHKENELKVIDDLVDPYLELAEIQRRVVGKKGPALLFRNIKGSQFPVATNLYGSEKRIHLAFGEKPVATIQRLAKLAKDIFPPSFGKFWKERSLALLPFQVGLRSVRRAPITDIQMPGTASLPKLVSWERDGGPFVTLPLVHTQSPKNQKSNLGMYRVQIFDEKTVGMHIQIHRGGGFHYYEAEREGHSLPAHVYVGGPPALTIAAVAPLPEEIPEFVFASFLMGEKLRMHNNPSLSPYPIVADADFAILGFIPPYKRKLEGPFGDHYGYYSLEHEYPYLDVTKVLARKDAVWAATVVGRPPQEDHYIAEFLQDLLSPIFPLVMPQVVDVWAYEESGVHSLAAAIVKERYFREAFMGALRILGEGQLSLTKCLLVTNQRVRLKDFSETFRSIVENCDPRTDLFVFSQISQDTLDYTSGTVNKGSKMLFLGIKEEGKGPKFPNLATQFNHSFKDSRFRKPKVFMKGVLVVEGPNYQKEDRVAEILLQEELSGFHFVFLVNDSEDACKSDHDFIWTMFTRMEPGSDVYAHTNLVKNQVSFEPPLVFDCRMKPWIPDVLEVDPKTKKQVEERFGTWIDSLATD, from the coding sequence ATGAATCCGATTCGATCTACACAACAATTTCTCAACGTCCTCCACAAAGAAAATGAACTCAAGGTCATCGACGATCTTGTAGACCCTTACCTCGAACTAGCTGAGATCCAAAGGCGGGTGGTCGGGAAAAAAGGACCTGCGCTTCTCTTTCGAAACATTAAGGGCAGCCAATTCCCAGTAGCTACAAATCTATATGGATCGGAAAAGAGAATCCATCTGGCCTTTGGGGAAAAGCCCGTTGCTACGATCCAAAGGTTGGCAAAACTTGCGAAAGATATCTTTCCTCCGAGTTTCGGAAAATTCTGGAAAGAGCGCTCCTTAGCCTTGTTACCCTTTCAAGTTGGTCTACGCTCTGTCAGGCGAGCCCCGATTACAGATATTCAGATGCCAGGTACTGCTTCTCTTCCCAAGCTGGTCTCTTGGGAGAGGGACGGAGGCCCCTTTGTGACCCTACCTTTGGTTCATACACAATCCCCCAAGAATCAAAAAAGCAATCTCGGGATGTACCGCGTCCAAATCTTTGATGAAAAGACTGTTGGTATGCACATCCAAATCCACCGAGGTGGTGGATTCCATTACTATGAAGCAGAAAGGGAGGGACATTCTTTACCTGCTCATGTCTACGTAGGAGGACCGCCTGCCTTAACCATCGCAGCTGTTGCTCCTTTGCCTGAAGAAATCCCCGAGTTTGTTTTCGCCTCATTTCTCATGGGAGAAAAATTAAGGATGCACAACAATCCTTCTTTATCTCCCTATCCCATCGTTGCTGACGCAGACTTTGCTATCCTTGGGTTTATCCCTCCCTACAAACGTAAGTTAGAGGGTCCCTTCGGAGACCATTATGGCTATTATTCACTTGAACACGAATACCCTTATCTCGACGTCACCAAAGTTCTCGCAAGAAAAGATGCAGTTTGGGCGGCGACCGTGGTGGGAAGGCCACCACAAGAAGACCATTATATCGCGGAGTTTTTGCAAGATTTACTCTCTCCAATTTTCCCTCTGGTTATGCCACAAGTAGTGGATGTTTGGGCATATGAAGAGTCAGGCGTTCATTCCTTAGCTGCAGCAATCGTGAAAGAAAGGTACTTCCGAGAAGCCTTCATGGGAGCTCTTCGGATTTTGGGGGAAGGTCAATTGTCCCTCACAAAATGTTTGTTAGTCACAAACCAAAGAGTTCGATTGAAAGATTTTTCAGAAACCTTCCGCAGCATTGTGGAAAATTGTGATCCACGCACAGATCTCTTTGTGTTTTCTCAGATTAGCCAGGACACTCTTGATTACACAAGCGGAACGGTCAATAAAGGTAGTAAGATGCTGTTCTTAGGAATAAAGGAAGAAGGAAAGGGACCAAAGTTTCCCAATCTGGCAACGCAGTTCAATCATTCTTTTAAAGACAGCCGATTCCGAAAACCAAAAGTATTCATGAAAGGTGTTTTGGTTGTAGAAGGACCAAATTACCAAAAAGAAGACAGAGTAGCTGAAATTCTATTACAAGAAGAGTTGTCTGGCTTTCACTTTGTTTTTCTAGTGAATGATTCCGAGGATGCTTGCAAGTCGGACCACGATTTCATCTGGACTATGTTTACACGCATGGAGCCCGGTTCCGATGTCTATGCACATACGAATCTGGTCAAAAATCAGGTTTCCTTTGAACCACCTCTTGTGTTTGATTGTCGCATGAAACCTTGGATCCCTGATGTCTTAGAAGTGGACCCAAAAACAAAGAAACAAGTAGAGGAACGATTCGGCACTTGGATCGATAGCCTTGCTACAGATTAG
- the rfaD gene encoding ADP-glyceromanno-heptose 6-epimerase, translating to MSKNILVTGGAGLIGAQVVEDLNSEGISNIIISDHLGTSEKWKNLRRNFYLDYIEKQALRERISKDHSYFDQFSHIIHLGACSSTTEKDASYLIENNYHFTKDLAHLAVHKKIPFVYASSAATYGEGEFGYDDRSPIQELKPLNMYGYSKHLFDLYAEKTGLKEYITGLKYFNVFGFGEAHKGDMRSLVLKGYEQIKTTGKLKLFKSYKSEYADGEQKRDFLYAKDASRITLYLLFHQKKGIFNVGRGQAESWNQLAEALFQAMKKPVNIEYVEMPESLRGKYQYYTCANIHKLQESGYAKGFTSLGSAISEYVTLLESSSD from the coding sequence ATGTCAAAGAATATTTTAGTGACTGGTGGAGCAGGTCTGATTGGTGCTCAAGTGGTTGAAGACCTAAACTCAGAGGGTATTAGCAATATCATCATATCTGACCACCTTGGTACAAGCGAAAAATGGAAAAACCTTCGGAGAAATTTCTATTTAGATTATATTGAGAAACAAGCGCTTAGAGAGAGGATTAGCAAAGACCATTCCTATTTTGATCAATTTTCCCACATCATCCACTTAGGAGCTTGTTCTTCCACGACAGAAAAAGATGCCTCTTACCTCATTGAAAACAATTATCATTTCACAAAAGACCTAGCACATCTAGCCGTTCACAAAAAGATTCCCTTCGTCTACGCTTCTAGCGCTGCTACGTATGGAGAAGGAGAGTTTGGATACGATGACCGATCTCCCATCCAAGAATTAAAACCGCTCAATATGTACGGTTACTCCAAACATCTATTTGATCTGTATGCAGAAAAAACGGGTCTCAAAGAATACATTACTGGCTTGAAGTATTTTAATGTCTTTGGATTTGGGGAAGCACACAAAGGAGACATGCGCAGTCTCGTATTAAAAGGTTACGAACAAATAAAGACGACTGGGAAACTTAAACTCTTTAAAAGTTATAAAAGCGAATATGCCGATGGCGAGCAGAAACGGGATTTTTTATATGCCAAGGATGCCAGTCGAATCACTCTCTATCTACTCTTCCACCAAAAGAAAGGTATCTTTAATGTTGGCCGAGGGCAGGCAGAATCCTGGAACCAATTGGCAGAGGCTCTCTTCCAAGCCATGAAAAAACCAGTCAATATAGAATACGTCGAAATGCCAGAGTCTCTCCGCGGTAAGTACCAATACTATACCTGCGCCAACATACATAAATTGCAAGAGAGTGGCTATGCGAAAGGATTCACAAGCCTTGGCTCTGCCATTTCTGAGTATGTAACTTTGTTAGAGAGTTCTAGCGACTAA
- a CDS encoding ArsR/SmtB family transcription factor, with protein sequence MKIKTELTKQQLELAIKGIQGIAHPVRLLILYTLAKEEKSVGQLVELLGTSQSAASQHLSKMKNNGILESRKSSNQVYYSLKDPKFKDLINTIVKVYKK encoded by the coding sequence ATGAAAATCAAAACAGAGTTAACGAAACAACAGTTGGAACTTGCGATCAAAGGGATCCAAGGGATAGCGCACCCAGTGCGCCTGCTTATTCTTTATACATTGGCAAAGGAAGAAAAGTCAGTTGGCCAACTCGTAGAACTACTAGGAACTAGCCAGTCGGCTGCTTCCCAACATTTAAGTAAGATGAAGAACAATGGAATCTTAGAATCAAGAAAATCCTCTAACCAGGTTTATTATTCCCTCAAAGACCCAAAATTCAAAGATCTGATCAATACAATCGTAAAAGTGTACAAAAAGTAA
- a CDS encoding SDR family NAD(P)-dependent oxidoreductase, which yields MEIKGSSILVTGSAGGLGKAMAHRLGKLGAKITLSDIQADKLNETVEAFQKEGIETQGIVANVAKEEDSIRLIESVKSKFGSLDVAILNAGILRDGLLIRIDKETGKVKGKMGIDQWQSVIDVNLTGVFLTGREAAAVMAEQKRGLIIPIASIAMHGNSGQTNYSAAKAGVAAMTVTWSKELAKFGIRVSGIAPGFIGTEMVLKDMNPEALEKWKSIIPVGRLGEPEEIAQTAQFIIENDLVTGVVLEISGGVRI from the coding sequence ATGGAAATAAAAGGATCAAGTATACTCGTCACCGGCTCGGCTGGCGGATTGGGCAAAGCAATGGCCCATCGCTTAGGAAAACTCGGAGCAAAGATCACTCTCTCGGACATCCAAGCTGACAAACTGAACGAAACAGTTGAAGCGTTCCAAAAGGAAGGCATAGAAACACAAGGAATCGTAGCGAATGTTGCTAAGGAAGAAGATAGCATTCGTCTGATTGAGTCCGTAAAATCCAAGTTTGGCTCTTTGGATGTCGCAATCTTAAATGCAGGCATCTTACGAGATGGACTTCTCATCCGAATCGACAAAGAAACAGGCAAAGTAAAAGGAAAAATGGGCATCGACCAATGGCAATCTGTCATCGATGTGAATCTAACAGGCGTTTTCTTAACCGGACGGGAAGCTGCAGCCGTGATGGCTGAACAAAAACGCGGGCTTATCATCCCCATCGCATCGATAGCCATGCACGGAAATTCAGGACAAACAAACTATAGCGCGGCCAAGGCTGGAGTTGCGGCGATGACAGTGACTTGGTCCAAAGAGCTTGCTAAGTTTGGCATCCGTGTGAGTGGGATTGCACCTGGATTTATCGGCACAGAGATGGTTTTGAAAGATATGAATCCGGAAGCTCTGGAAAAATGGAAGTCCATCATCCCTGTAGGAAGGCTTGGGGAGCCTGAAGAGATTGCACAAACTGCTCAATTTATTATTGAAAATGATCTCGTGACGGGAGTGGTTCTCGAAATCTCAGGTGGTGTCCGAATATAA
- a CDS encoding histidine kinase has product MAKPFQELEANIPELVRSQSKIVVRSSRMNRQLEQYVLGLITEILNSHENQRFVEMLYTISKELTINGIKANQKRVFFEDEGLDIMNAEDYDKGIKEYSKKFSEKMAEEYGRRCLARGVFVQLKFHYCKDGMMVEVTNNTPVIKTEEIRMREKMKKSMGYNDIAEFYMDNMDNTEGAGLGIALIMILMKNEGIDPNLFRIITHADRTVARVEIPFTESYVSIRSGEVAELN; this is encoded by the coding sequence GTGGCAAAACCCTTTCAAGAACTCGAGGCGAACATTCCTGAACTCGTTCGCTCCCAATCAAAAATTGTGGTTCGTTCCTCTCGGATGAACCGCCAATTGGAGCAGTATGTTTTAGGATTGATCACCGAAATCCTCAATTCCCATGAGAACCAACGCTTTGTTGAAATGCTTTATACCATTTCCAAAGAACTCACCATCAATGGAATCAAAGCCAACCAAAAAAGGGTGTTTTTTGAAGATGAAGGCTTAGACATTATGAACGCTGAGGATTATGATAAAGGGATCAAAGAGTATTCCAAAAAATTCTCTGAAAAGATGGCGGAAGAATATGGCCGTCGATGCCTTGCCCGAGGAGTCTTTGTGCAACTCAAATTCCATTATTGTAAGGATGGAATGATGGTAGAAGTGACCAACAATACGCCTGTCATCAAAACGGAAGAAATCCGGATGCGAGAAAAAATGAAGAAGTCTATGGGTTATAATGACATCGCTGAGTTCTATATGGACAATATGGACAACACCGAAGGAGCTGGATTAGGGATAGCTCTCATTATGATCCTAATGAAAAACGAAGGCATAGACCCAAATCTCTTTCGCATCATTACCCATGCAGATCGTACGGTGGCTCGGGTGGAGATACCCTTTACTGAATCTTATGTATCCATTCGTAGCGGTGAAGTTGCCGAACTAAACTAA
- the secE gene encoding preprotein translocase subunit SecE, with translation MKATSFIQECKAELEKVHWPTRQEVVSSTMVVLVTVVIFSVFLSVSDFLFLKLLKWFWALGA, from the coding sequence ATGAAGGCGACAAGTTTTATACAAGAGTGCAAAGCTGAACTCGAAAAGGTTCATTGGCCTACCCGTCAAGAGGTGGTCAGTTCTACTATGGTTGTCCTTGTAACGGTAGTTATTTTTTCTGTTTTTCTTTCCGTATCCGACTTTCTTTTTTTGAAGTTGCTCAAATGGTTTTGGGCTTTGGGTGCGTAA
- the nusG gene encoding transcription termination/antitermination protein NusG yields the protein MSDSTEKKWYVLQTYSGHENKVKTNIEKMVQQQKLEEQVFSVKIPSMEVAEMKNGKKKVTKKKLMPGYVLVEMNMSDELRFKIQNLPSVSTFVGAQGKGPEPLSLDEIKNLFSDVGDVESEEVSRPRFLFKVGETLKIIDGPFANFSGLVDEIFPDKGRLRVRVEIFGRSTPVELDYLQVKSEQ from the coding sequence ATGAGCGATTCTACTGAAAAAAAATGGTATGTCCTTCAGACCTATTCGGGTCATGAGAATAAGGTCAAGACCAACATTGAAAAAATGGTTCAGCAACAAAAACTAGAGGAGCAGGTCTTCTCCGTTAAGATTCCATCCATGGAAGTTGCTGAAATGAAAAACGGTAAGAAAAAAGTTACCAAGAAGAAGCTCATGCCTGGTTACGTATTGGTAGAAATGAATATGAGCGATGAGCTCCGATTCAAAATCCAAAACCTCCCTTCTGTATCTACATTTGTAGGGGCACAAGGAAAAGGACCAGAGCCACTCTCACTCGATGAGATCAAAAACCTATTCTCTGACGTAGGGGATGTGGAATCAGAAGAAGTTTCTAGGCCGAGATTCCTCTTTAAAGTAGGGGAAACATTGAAGATTATTGATGGTCCGTTTGCGAATTTTAGCGGTTTAGTAGACGAGATTTTCCCCGATAAGGGTCGTTTGCGGGTACGAGTCGAAATTTTCGGTCGTTCCACACCTGTTGAGTTAGATTATCTCCAGGTAAAATCAGAACAGTAA
- the rplK gene encoding 50S ribosomal protein L11, whose product MAAKKVVKQIKLQVEAGKANPAPPVGPALGQAGLNIMEFCKQFNERTKTQIGMKLPVVITVYSDRSFTFITKSPPAALLVLKALGITSGSATPHVTKVGTIKRSQLEEIAKTKMEDLNANDLDAAVKIIAGTCRSMGVNVEL is encoded by the coding sequence ATGGCTGCAAAGAAAGTAGTTAAACAGATCAAACTCCAAGTGGAAGCAGGGAAGGCAAATCCGGCTCCTCCTGTTGGTCCTGCCTTAGGACAAGCGGGTTTGAACATTATGGAATTCTGTAAACAGTTCAATGAAAGGACCAAAACACAGATCGGGATGAAACTCCCTGTTGTGATCACCGTTTACTCGGACAGAAGTTTTACATTCATTACCAAGTCACCTCCAGCGGCGCTTCTCGTACTCAAGGCCTTGGGCATAACTTCTGGTTCGGCAACGCCTCACGTAACAAAGGTTGGTACGATCAAAAGATCCCAACTAGAAGAAATCGCAAAGACAAAAATGGAAGACCTAAATGCGAACGACCTCGATGCAGCGGTGAAGATCATCGCTGGTACTTGTCGCTCTATGGGTGTGAACGTAGAATTATAA
- the rplA gene encoding 50S ribosomal protein L1, with translation MKRGKKYIQLKEKVDRTKAYPLAEAVGLAKATSYTKFDGTLEISTKINYKSLQNVRGTISLPHGTGKTIKVLVFCKGDKQNEAKAAGADFVGDMDLIEKVAGGWTDFDACVATPDMMKEVGKLGPVLGRKGLMPKPKAGTVTTDVSKAVKELKAGRIEYRPDKGGVVHLGVGKVSFSDDKLQENINAVVAALMKDKPSDAKGEYLRSFAISATMGVGVKVDVKELVNANI, from the coding sequence ATGAAACGCGGAAAAAAATACATCCAACTAAAAGAGAAAGTGGATCGCACAAAGGCCTATCCTTTGGCGGAAGCAGTCGGTTTAGCCAAAGCAACTTCTTATACGAAATTTGACGGCACTTTGGAGATTTCGACAAAAATCAATTATAAGTCCTTACAAAACGTGAGGGGCACAATTTCTCTCCCACACGGAACAGGAAAGACAATCAAGGTTTTAGTGTTTTGCAAAGGGGATAAACAAAACGAAGCAAAAGCTGCAGGCGCAGACTTTGTGGGTGATATGGATCTCATTGAAAAAGTTGCTGGTGGATGGACTGATTTTGATGCCTGTGTGGCAACTCCTGATATGATGAAAGAAGTGGGTAAACTTGGACCCGTCCTTGGAAGAAAAGGACTCATGCCAAAACCAAAGGCCGGCACTGTCACTACAGACGTTTCCAAAGCTGTGAAAGAACTCAAGGCTGGTCGGATCGAATACAGACCTGACAAAGGTGGAGTTGTACATTTGGGTGTGGGCAAGGTTTCCTTTTCTGATGACAAATTACAAGAAAACATCAACGCTGTCGTAGCTGCTTTGATGAAAGACAAACCTTCCGATGCAAAAGGCGAGTACCTTCGTTCCTTTGCTATCTCCGCTACAATGGGAGTTGGCGTGAAGGTTGACGTAAAAGAATTAGTGAACGCAAATATTTAA
- the rplJ gene encoding 50S ribosomal protein L10 — MANASKIEAVAELKAKLEAKPNFILASYSGLTVEDITNLRAKLRKEGSSLKVIKNNLFLRALKESNEHKDKSIDFGDAYKGPLAAIFSDEGLPAVAKVCKDFAKDKKELDVKSGFFDGQVLDKKGVESIAGLPSKQELLAQVARGINAPSTQIASGINQVIASLARGIKAIGEKNG; from the coding sequence ATGGCGAACGCAAGTAAGATAGAAGCAGTAGCAGAATTAAAGGCAAAGTTAGAAGCGAAACCTAATTTTATTTTGGCCTCTTACAGTGGTTTGACGGTAGAAGATATCACAAACCTACGTGCAAAACTTCGTAAAGAAGGTTCTAGTTTGAAAGTGATCAAAAACAATCTGTTTTTGAGAGCTTTGAAAGAGTCCAACGAACACAAAGACAAAAGTATTGATTTCGGTGATGCATACAAGGGTCCTTTGGCAGCAATCTTTTCTGATGAAGGATTACCGGCTGTAGCAAAAGTATGCAAAGACTTCGCCAAAGACAAAAAAGAGTTAGATGTAAAGTCTGGCTTTTTTGATGGCCAAGTATTAGACAAAAAAGGGGTAGAGTCCATTGCAGGCCTACCAAGCAAACAAGAGTTACTTGCACAAGTGGCTCGTGGCATAAACGCACCAAGCACACAAATCGCCTCCGGTATCAACCAGGTGATCGCAAGCTTGGCTCGCGGAATTAAAGCCATCGGTGAGAAAAACGGATAA
- the rplL gene encoding 50S ribosomal protein L7/L12 — translation MSVDALLEQIGNLTLVQASELVKKMEDKFGISAAAPVAVAAVAAGGGGAAASEEPATFNVILKAHGDKKIDVIKLVREITGLGLADAKTLVEAGGKSVKDGVSKDEAADIKKKLEGAGAQVEVAAAG, via the coding sequence ATGTCAGTTGATGCGCTATTAGAACAAATTGGTAATCTAACACTCGTTCAGGCTTCTGAACTTGTGAAAAAGATGGAAGACAAATTCGGGATTTCTGCAGCTGCACCAGTGGCTGTTGCGGCAGTAGCAGCAGGTGGTGGCGGAGCAGCTGCCAGCGAAGAACCAGCTACTTTCAATGTAATCTTGAAAGCACATGGGGACAAAAAGATCGACGTAATCAAATTGGTTCGTGAGATCACAGGTCTCGGTTTAGCAGATGCTAAAACTCTTGTTGAGGCTGGCGGTAAGTCAGTGAAAGACGGAGTTTCGAAAGACGAAGCTGCTGATATCAAGAAAAAACTCGAAGGTGCTGGGGCTCAAGTAGAAGTTGCTGCTGCCGGTTAA